In Pseudomonas sp. FP1742, the DNA window GGCTTTGCCTTGGTGCTGCGGCGGATACCATTGCGAGGCCAGCGGCAGGGCGACGGCGAAGGACGCACCGGCCATGCCGAGGAACAGGCCCAGCAATAGTGCCTGCTCGTAACTGTGGATGCCGACTTTCCAGGCGACGAACAGGGCGCTGATGACGATCACCTGGCCGATGATCCCGGCGGTTTTTGGCGACAGGCGATCAGCCAGCAGGCCCATCGCAAAGCGCAGTACGGCCCCGGCCAGAATCGGCGTGGCCACCACCAGCCCGCGCTGTTGGGTGGTCAGGTGCAGGTCAGCGGCGATCTGCACCGCCAGAGGGCCGAGCAGGTACCAGACCATGAAGCTCAGATCGAAATAGAGGAAGGCTGCGAACAGTGTCGGGGTATGGCCGGATTTCCAGAAGCTTGAATTCATCGCGCACCTCAGCTGTCAGGCGTATCAAGAAGGAGTCATGAGCTTGCAGGTGGGGCGCCACTACGGCCGCACCACCAGCCCCGGTCTCTGGGGCCAAAACGGAAAAACGCCGCTACCCGATCCGCCAGGGGGCGAATGAGGTGAGCGACGTCTTTGTCGTAGGTGGGGCAACCGCCGTTGGTTACCTTGCAGTGATTTACTTAGCGAGATTTGTGCCAACACGTGAGACTGAGTCGCGGCCATTCGCGAGCAAGCCCGCTCCCACAGGGGAATCGCGTCGTTCACAACATTGAAGTTCGACACAATCAAATGTGGGAGCGGGCTTGCTCGCGAAGGCGATCGATCATTCACCGCAAGGCTTCAGCCAAGCAGTTCACTCATGGCAATGATCTGCTCCGCCACCTGGATCAGCTTCTGCTGGCGGCTCATGGCCTGGCGGCGCATCAGGGTGTAGGCCTCTTCTTCGTTGCAGTCCTTCATCTTCATCAGCAGCCCCTTGGCCAGCTCGATGCGCTTGCGCTCGGCCAGTTGCTGGTCGCGGGCGTGCAGTTGCGCGCGCAGGGCCTGGTCGCTTTCAAAGCGCGCCATGGCCACGTCGAGAATCGGCTGCAGGCGTTGTGCGTGAATGCCTTCGACGATGTAGGCACTGACGCCGGACTTGATTGCCTGGCGCATCACGCTGGGGTCATGCTCGTCGGTGAACATCACGATTGGCCGTGGTTGGTCACGGGTGACCAGCACCACTTGCTCCATCACATCGCGGCTCGGTGACTCGGTATCGATCAGGATCACGTCCGGACGCACCGTTTCGACGCGCGCGGGCAGGTCGATGGTCAGGCCGGACTCGTCGATGACCTCGAACCCGGCTTCGGTCAGGGCCGCTTTCAGACGCCCGACTTTTTTCGCGGTGTCGTTGATCAGCAGGATACGCAACATATTCGCAGGCTCCTGTCAGCGGCTGGCGAGAAGGGGAGCGCTGTCGCTCATGGCGTGCAGCGTAAAGCTGCGGGCATAGCCGGCCGGGTCCGAACCGTCCCAGACCTTGCCGTCGATCAGTTGGCTGCTGCGCATTTCCTGACTCCGGGCGGCTACACCGACAGCGGTGGCGGCCTCACGGTATAAGTCTAGTTGCTGGACTTGACGGGCCACGCCGAGGTAGTCCGGGTCGTCGCGCAGCAAACCCCAGCGACGGAACTGGGTCATGAACCACATGCCGTCGGACAAATACGGCAGATTGACCTCGCCGTCACCATGGAAACGCATGGCGTGCGGGTCTTGCCAGCGATGGCCCAGGCCGTCGGCGTAGTCACCAAGCAAGCGCGGTTCGATGCAGTCGAGCGGGGCATCGAGGTATTCGGGAGCACTCAACAGTTGCGCGGTGCTGCGGCGATTTTCGCGGCTGGCTTCGATGAATCGGCTGGCCTCGAGGATCGCCATCACCAATGCCCTTGCGGTATTGGGGTATTGCTCGACAAAGGCGCGAGTGCAGCCAAGGACTTTTTCCGGGTGATCGGGCCAGATCGTCTGGGTGGTGGCCATCGTGAACCCGAGATTTTGCTGCACCGCACTGGCAGCCCATGGCTCGCCGACACAGAACCCGTCAATGCGCCCGGCTTGCAGGTGCGCGACCATTTGCGGTGGCGGTACGACCACGCTGTCGACATCCTGCAACGGGTGAATGCCCTGACTCGCCAGCCAGTAATACAGCCACATGGCGTGGGTACCCGTAGGAAATGTCTGGGCGAAGGTCAGTTTTGGGCGACTTTGGTGCACATGCAGATGAAGTGCTTCAGGACTGGTCACGCCCAAGGCCTGCAATCCATGGGAGAGGTTGATGCTCTGGCCGTTCTGGTTCAGGCCCATGAGCACGGCCATGTCGGTGGAGGCTACGCCGCCGATGCCCAGATGCACGGCGTAGATCAGGCCGTACAGGCTGTGGGCGGCATCGAGTTCGCCGCTGACCAGTTTGTCCCGCAGGTTGGCCCAGGATGACTGGCGCTTGAGATTGAGGGTCAGGCCGTAAGGCTGGGCGAAGCCCTGGGTGGCGGCGACCACCACTGAGGCACAGTCACTGAGGGCCATGAAGCCAAGGTTGATTTCGGTTTTTTCCGGGGCATCGCTGCCGTTGACCCAGGCCAGTGGGCCGGCTGATGGTTCGTTCATCGATTTCGCACCTTCCAAAAAAAAGCGTCGTCCCAAGGCCCTTGCGTGGGCAAAGCCGGGTGACGACGCCATTGTCCTTCCACTCATCCCGTCGTTGGCATGAGTGCTGATGCCTGTGACGGTGCAAGGCATATGCCATCGCTGGCTGATTTTGTCGTGCGCCTCGCCTGTGGACTCGATGCGCGGCTATAATCGCCGCCTCTCATCGCCACCCGAGTCAAGCCTGCCCATGTACACCCTGGCCCGTCAGCTGTTGTTCAAACTTTCCCCGGAAACCTCCCACGATTTGTCCCTGGACCTGATCGGCGCGGGCGGGCGTTTGGGCCTCAACGGCTTGCTGTGCAAGGCCCCGGCGAAAATGCCGGTGACGGT includes these proteins:
- a CDS encoding ANTAR domain-containing response regulator; translated protein: MLRILLINDTAKKVGRLKAALTEAGFEVIDESGLTIDLPARVETVRPDVILIDTESPSRDVMEQVVLVTRDQPRPIVMFTDEHDPSVMRQAIKSGVSAYIVEGIHAQRLQPILDVAMARFESDQALRAQLHARDQQLAERKRIELAKGLLMKMKDCNEEEAYTLMRRQAMSRQQKLIQVAEQIIAMSELLG
- a CDS encoding CmpA/NrtA family ABC transporter substrate-binding protein, which codes for MNEPSAGPLAWVNGSDAPEKTEINLGFMALSDCASVVVAATQGFAQPYGLTLNLKRQSSWANLRDKLVSGELDAAHSLYGLIYAVHLGIGGVASTDMAVLMGLNQNGQSINLSHGLQALGVTSPEALHLHVHQSRPKLTFAQTFPTGTHAMWLYYWLASQGIHPLQDVDSVVVPPPQMVAHLQAGRIDGFCVGEPWAASAVQQNLGFTMATTQTIWPDHPEKVLGCTRAFVEQYPNTARALVMAILEASRFIEASRENRRSTAQLLSAPEYLDAPLDCIEPRLLGDYADGLGHRWQDPHAMRFHGDGEVNLPYLSDGMWFMTQFRRWGLLRDDPDYLGVARQVQQLDLYREAATAVGVAARSQEMRSSQLIDGKVWDGSDPAGYARSFTLHAMSDSAPLLASR